The following coding sequences lie in one Puniceibacterium sp. IMCC21224 genomic window:
- a CDS encoding DUF4917 family protein, which yields MIQLRTFDEAIEHSAQFKKRHLLLGNGFSIACRPKIFTYGSLFEQADFSSAPRLPDVFKAVGTTDFEHVIKLLEDASRIVPVYSSTADAAAKQMAADAEALKDILIQTVANNHPNIPNEIADEQFWACRRFLSHFLGDGNKDGKVYTLNYDLLLYWTLMHDDMGFDDPIDLAANDGFGRDEDTEPEYVNWMGESGAHGQRVHYLHGALHLFDAGAELQKYTWVNTGKPLLEQAREAMGANKFPLFVAEGKSNQKLAKIKHSAYLHHSYKSFSSQMAQRNDALFIFGHSLADNDQHVLKKIARGKIGQVYVGLYGDPNSHGNKQIRGAATALAHSRDDGVALDVAFFDAASAQVWGA from the coding sequence ATGATCCAACTCCGCACTTTTGATGAAGCGATTGAGCATTCGGCGCAGTTCAAGAAGCGGCACCTGCTGCTCGGCAACGGTTTCAGCATCGCCTGCCGCCCGAAGATTTTCACCTACGGCTCGCTTTTCGAGCAGGCGGATTTCTCGTCGGCCCCAAGGCTTCCAGATGTGTTCAAGGCGGTCGGCACGACCGACTTTGAACACGTCATCAAACTGCTGGAGGACGCATCGCGCATTGTCCCTGTCTATTCGAGCACAGCGGACGCCGCCGCAAAACAGATGGCGGCCGATGCGGAAGCTCTGAAGGACATCCTCATTCAGACCGTGGCGAACAATCACCCCAACATCCCGAATGAAATTGCGGATGAACAGTTCTGGGCCTGCCGCCGGTTCCTGTCGCATTTCCTAGGTGATGGGAACAAGGATGGCAAGGTTTACACCCTGAACTATGACCTTCTGCTTTACTGGACGCTCATGCACGACGACATGGGTTTCGATGACCCTATCGATCTGGCCGCCAACGACGGGTTCGGCCGCGATGAAGATACGGAACCCGAATATGTGAACTGGATGGGGGAGAGCGGCGCTCACGGACAGCGGGTCCACTACCTCCATGGGGCACTTCACCTGTTCGACGCGGGTGCCGAACTGCAGAAGTACACATGGGTGAACACGGGCAAGCCATTGTTAGAACAAGCTCGAGAGGCAATGGGTGCGAACAAGTTCCCTCTCTTTGTGGCCGAGGGCAAAAGCAATCAGAAGCTTGCTAAGATCAAACACAGTGCATACCTGCACCATTCCTACAAAAGCTTCTCCTCGCAAATGGCGCAGCGCAATGATGCGCTATTCATTTTTGGTCATAGCCTTGCAGACAACGACCAGCATGTTCTGAAGAAAATTGCGCGAGGCAAGATCGGACAAGTTTATGTCGGCCTCTATGGCGACCCAAACAGCCATGGAAACAAGCAGATCCGAGGCGCTGCCACCGCATTGGCACATTCGCGCGATGATGGGGTCGCACTAGACGTCGCTTTCTTTGATGCGGCGTCCGCCCAGGTATGGGGGGCCTGA
- a CDS encoding DUF2188 domain-containing protein has protein sequence MADEKNYWTQQRADGKWESKREGSDRASKVTDTQAEAWKHSKQRAADTKGEALLKGRDGKIRERNTYGKDPYPPKG, from the coding sequence ATGGCCGATGAAAAGAATTACTGGACCCAGCAGCGTGCGGACGGGAAGTGGGAATCAAAGCGCGAAGGCTCTGACCGGGCAAGCAAGGTCACGGATACGCAAGCAGAGGCTTGGAAGCACTCAAAGCAACGGGCCGCCGACACGAAGGGCGAGGCACTCCTCAAGGGTCGTGACGGCAAGATCCGCGAACGCAACACCTACGGGAAAGACCCGTATCCGCCGAAGGGGTAA
- a CDS encoding WGR domain-containing protein — MYHSPIQLDVFPTDVQMRRIDPARNMRRFYRLSVQRDLFGRASLVRECVFRGDAPTDSDLMRPPVPISSAHRFRGIRPPL; from the coding sequence ATGTACCACAGCCCGATCCAGCTCGATGTCTTCCCAACCGACGTGCAGATGCGCCGGATCGATCCGGCGCGCAACATGCGTCGCTTCTATCGGCTAAGCGTGCAGCGCGATCTCTTCGGCCGTGCCAGCCTCGTGCGCGAGTGCGTATTCCGGGGTGATGCGCCCACCGATTCCGATTTGATGCGCCCACCCGTTCCGATTTCATCCGCCCACCGATTCCGGGGTATTCGCCCACCCCTGTGA
- a CDS encoding M48 family metallopeptidase: MKAERHRVRYGEHSIDFSIVRRDRTTLEIAVEPDASVVVAAPQDAPLGAIEEKVRKRAAWILRQQRYFIQFLPRTLDRQYVAGETHLYLGRQYRLKVVPHVQAVVKIVRGFIVVQTHKPERPEVTRELVEAWYRQKAQNKFAERLELNLLRFPAPEEFRPKGLIVRQLRQRWGSMSPSSRLMLNRRLIEASVDSIDYVITHELCHIAVPHHGPEFFELLDRVLPDWPDRKDKLEKKMA, translated from the coding sequence ATGAAGGCGGAACGACACAGGGTTCGATATGGGGAACACAGCATCGATTTCTCCATTGTACGGCGTGACCGGACGACACTGGAAATCGCCGTTGAGCCCGATGCCTCTGTTGTAGTGGCTGCTCCTCAGGATGCTCCACTGGGAGCTATCGAGGAGAAAGTGCGCAAGCGCGCCGCGTGGATCCTGCGCCAGCAGCGGTATTTCATCCAGTTCCTTCCGCGTACGCTGGATCGCCAATATGTGGCGGGCGAGACCCATCTTTACCTTGGACGTCAGTATAGGTTGAAGGTAGTTCCCCACGTCCAAGCCGTGGTGAAGATCGTCCGAGGCTTCATCGTTGTGCAAACTCACAAACCTGAGCGACCCGAAGTCACACGCGAACTTGTAGAGGCCTGGTACCGGCAGAAGGCCCAAAATAAATTCGCGGAACGTCTCGAGTTGAACTTGCTTCGCTTCCCTGCACCCGAGGAATTTCGGCCGAAAGGACTGATCGTGCGCCAACTTCGACAAAGATGGGGGTCCATGTCACCTTCTTCGCGCCTCATGCTCAATCGCAGATTGATTGAAGCATCCGTGGATTCCATAGACTATGTGATCACCCACGAACTTTGTCACATTGCTGTCCCGCACCATGGTCCAGAATTCTTTGAACTCTTGGACAGAGTCCTCCCCGATTGGCCAGATCGCAAAGACAAGCTCGAAAAAAAGATGGCCTAA
- a CDS encoding DUF2493 domain-containing protein, producing MTIHTHDDTYEPAHTTSQTAHALDELQLYGYRPFDEPDPRPMPDGQRLAVAVADIFDALVASLEDTRMEPDLEEVLWGQVNLFHRATARIERSLDENEQVQRRLQREQDGSEVKSTELERLTAEGLTLVERRNCMDMMRDHAATEFVHHTGSTWRPRTGSMVNRQHMTAALIDSRDFLAAKRRAETEVMLPAGPKVALTGGTDFNDHRLIWGKLDQVRTKHPDMVLLHGGSPKGAELIAAKWAEARGVTQVAFKPDWTKHAKAAPFKRNDAMLDVLPVGVLVFPGTGIQENLADKASRLGIPVMKFEKGA from the coding sequence ATGACGATCCACACTCACGACGACACGTATGAACCCGCCCACACCACATCCCAGACCGCCCATGCGCTCGACGAGTTGCAGCTTTACGGCTACCGCCCCTTTGATGAGCCCGATCCGCGCCCGATGCCCGATGGGCAGCGCCTTGCGGTCGCCGTCGCCGACATCTTCGATGCCCTCGTCGCGAGCCTTGAAGACACCCGCATGGAACCCGACCTCGAAGAGGTGCTCTGGGGCCAGGTCAACCTCTTTCACCGCGCCACGGCGAGGATTGAGCGGTCGCTCGACGAGAACGAGCAGGTGCAGCGCCGCCTTCAGCGCGAGCAGGACGGCTCCGAGGTGAAATCCACCGAACTCGAGCGCCTGACGGCTGAAGGCCTGACCCTCGTCGAACGGCGCAACTGCATGGACATGATGCGCGATCACGCCGCTACCGAGTTTGTCCATCACACGGGATCGACCTGGCGCCCCCGCACGGGCTCGATGGTGAATCGCCAGCACATGACCGCGGCGCTCATCGACAGCCGCGATTTCCTGGCCGCCAAGCGCCGCGCGGAAACCGAGGTGATGCTCCCCGCAGGCCCCAAAGTCGCCCTCACCGGTGGAACCGACTTCAACGATCACCGCCTGATCTGGGGCAAGCTCGATCAGGTCCGGACCAAACATCCCGACATGGTCCTTCTGCATGGTGGAAGCCCGAAGGGCGCAGAACTCATCGCCGCCAAATGGGCCGAGGCCCGCGGCGTGACGCAGGTGGCCTTCAAACCCGATTGGACCAAGCATGCCAAGGCCGCCCCCTTCAAGCGCAACGACGCCATGCTAGATGTGCTGCCCGTGGGCGTCCTCGTCTTCCCGGGCACCGGCATCCAAGAGAACCTAGCCGACAAGGCTTCGAGGCTCGGCATCCCGGTCATGAAGTTCGAGAAGGGGGCGTGA
- the istA gene encoding IS21 family transposase, protein MKRLPMRKIRDVLRLSAEGLSTRQIAASLAIGRTTLRGYLDRADELGLSWPLPPGLSDTDLERQIYPRTARDVSNRATQPDWAHIHRELRRKGVTLSLLWEEYRSDHAEGYGYSRFCELYTRWEGKLSPVMRQRHPAGERLFVDYAGHTIDVIAPKTGEVRTAQLFVATLGASNYTYVEATWTQSLPDWIASHVRAFGFFGGVTEQIVSDNLKAGVTKACFYDPVINRTYGDLAAHYDTAVVPARPHKPKDKAKVEGAVLLVERWILARLRNRQFFSLEDVNAAIRPLLDRLNDKISRHLGASRRQLFDQLDKPALKLLPAEPYVYAEWKKCRAGLDYHIAIDKHYYSVPYQLLKKELWARITARTVEVFHVGQRVASHVRTSGNGQHSTQRDHMPAHHRFREDWTPQRIQAWAARVGPNVAIFAEVVMRDRKHPEQGYRTCLGVIRLADKFGRDRLDAACKRALEINARSYSSVQSILKNGLESKPRTRATEGPAITHTNIRGADYFH, encoded by the coding sequence ATGAAGAGATTGCCGATGCGGAAGATACGAGATGTTTTGCGGCTCTCAGCTGAGGGGTTGTCGACGCGCCAGATTGCGGCAAGCTTGGCGATTGGGCGCACCACCCTTCGGGGCTACCTTGATCGCGCCGACGAGTTGGGCCTGAGTTGGCCGCTGCCGCCAGGCCTTTCCGACACTGACCTTGAACGGCAAATCTACCCCCGGACGGCGCGTGATGTGTCAAACCGCGCGACCCAACCTGACTGGGCGCATATTCACCGAGAGCTGCGCCGCAAGGGCGTCACGCTGTCGTTGCTGTGGGAAGAGTATCGCTCGGACCATGCTGAGGGCTACGGTTATTCCCGGTTCTGCGAGCTTTACACGCGGTGGGAAGGCAAGCTGTCGCCGGTGATGCGACAGCGCCACCCGGCAGGTGAGCGGTTGTTTGTCGATTATGCGGGACACACAATTGACGTGATCGCCCCCAAAACCGGCGAGGTGCGCACAGCACAACTGTTTGTCGCCACGCTGGGGGCCTCGAATTACACTTATGTTGAGGCGACGTGGACCCAATCACTGCCTGACTGGATCGCAAGCCATGTGCGCGCCTTTGGTTTCTTCGGGGGTGTGACGGAGCAGATCGTGTCCGACAACCTCAAGGCCGGGGTCACTAAGGCCTGCTTCTACGACCCTGTGATCAACCGGACCTATGGGGATCTGGCAGCGCATTACGACACGGCTGTGGTGCCGGCGCGGCCGCATAAACCCAAAGATAAAGCAAAAGTCGAGGGCGCGGTTTTACTGGTTGAGCGCTGGATCCTGGCGCGGCTGCGCAATCGGCAATTCTTCAGCCTTGAGGACGTGAACGCTGCCATTCGCCCACTTCTGGACCGGCTCAACGACAAGATCTCGCGCCATCTCGGTGCCAGTCGCAGGCAGCTGTTCGACCAGCTGGACAAGCCCGCCCTGAAGCTGCTGCCTGCGGAGCCCTACGTTTACGCCGAGTGGAAGAAGTGTCGCGCCGGGCTCGATTATCACATCGCGATCGACAAGCATTATTACTCGGTGCCCTATCAGTTGCTGAAGAAAGAGCTGTGGGCGCGCATCACCGCCCGCACAGTCGAAGTCTTCCATGTTGGGCAGCGTGTCGCCTCTCATGTGCGCACCTCCGGAAATGGGCAGCATTCCACGCAGCGCGATCACATGCCCGCGCACCACAGGTTCCGCGAAGATTGGACGCCGCAACGCATCCAGGCCTGGGCCGCGCGTGTCGGACCGAACGTCGCGATCTTCGCCGAGGTCGTGATGCGCGACCGCAAGCACCCCGAACAAGGCTATCGCACCTGTCTGGGTGTGATCCGGCTGGCCGACAAGTTCGGTCGGGACCGCCTTGATGCCGCCTGCAAAAGGGCGCTCGAAATTAACGCGCGCTCTTACTCGTCAGTCCAATCCATTCTGAAGAATGGGCTGGAAAGCAAGCCCCGCACCCGCGCCACGGAGGGACCTGCCATCACCCATACCAACATCCGTGGCGCCGATTACTTCCATTGA
- a CDS encoding type I restriction endonuclease subunit R has translation MHVQSGFDAREKHQSQIPALQLLVALGFTPLSQSEAVRQRGGRLRNVVLDDVLADHLLRINRFTHRGREYPFDLEDAHEAIRRLKPTPDRQKGLRGTNQDIYDTLVLGTTITKTIQGDSKSYSFRYVDWEQPANNVYHVTAELSVERTASTQTKRCDIVAYVNGIPFLVIENKRPTESLKKAGSQLIGYQNEDNIPQLFHFAQILMVMNRVEARYATVGTPRQFWQTWRDEEDRDEIIDPLANRPLSAAEADAVFSGDFAFARAHFDALAAEGPRAITAQDRAIHAMCRPERLLDLIRRFTVFDGGARKVARHQQFFGIQKAVERVRQFNLDGRRKGGVIWHTQGSGKSLTMVMLGRSLALDKAIPNPRILIVTDRDDLDKQIKDTFKSSELEPVRATSGAHLIELVRNRTPLVTTIINKFDTAAKAAEDVDEDANVFVLVDESHRSQTGRYGGHSQFATRMRRLLPKACYLGFTGTPLLKKEKNTLSTFGGLIHKYAIDEAVADGAVVPLLYEGRLVEQQVNGGVIDKWFDKISEGLTPSQKADLKRKFSRMDALSKTGQAIRAKAFDVSEHFRQHWQGTGFKAQLVAPSKAAAVRFKEVLDEIGHVTSDIVISPPDDNEGNEEVDKESKDLVRGFWARMMARYKTEDEYTRQIIDAFKGSGDPDILIVVSKLLTGFDAPRNTVLYVCKSLREHNLLQAIARVNRLYENGATEKQFGFIIDYEGLLGELDTALTTYSAFEGFDAADLAGTVHDVREEIRKLPQLHDQLWDLFKPVKNKKDMEQFEQFLADEAIRQEFYERLKAFSRCLHISLSSDKLFDVFDEAKIDAMKKDWKQFSELRRSVQLRYQETVDVKEFEPKIQKLLDDHVVATPAETIIEMVNINDPDALKAVVEETGVSEASRADRIASATRRTITEKMDEDPTFYRSFSELLEETIRDYRAKRISERDYLKNVVDLASKVARKDRGREVPDAIKGNDDGQAFFGVLEGVLATDDGKPIADDEVAAIALTIIDIIKSHHIVDVWSNDIIQNKMRNAIDDYFFDVLRDERGIELTVEVMDDLELKIMDLARARFPG, from the coding sequence ATGCACGTTCAAAGTGGTTTCGACGCTCGAGAGAAACATCAGTCTCAGATACCCGCCCTTCAATTGCTCGTAGCGTTGGGGTTCACGCCGCTGTCTCAATCCGAGGCGGTGCGCCAGCGCGGCGGTCGTCTGCGCAACGTGGTGCTCGACGACGTTCTTGCGGACCATCTCCTGCGGATCAATCGCTTCACCCACCGCGGGCGGGAGTATCCGTTCGACCTTGAGGACGCGCACGAGGCCATCCGGCGGCTCAAGCCGACGCCCGACCGGCAGAAGGGACTGCGCGGGACCAACCAGGACATCTACGACACACTCGTGCTCGGGACGACGATCACCAAGACGATCCAGGGAGACTCGAAGTCCTATTCATTCCGGTATGTCGATTGGGAGCAGCCTGCGAATAACGTCTATCACGTGACGGCCGAACTCTCCGTCGAGCGGACGGCCAGCACTCAGACCAAGCGGTGCGATATCGTCGCTTACGTGAATGGCATCCCGTTCCTTGTCATCGAGAACAAGCGGCCTACCGAGAGCTTGAAGAAGGCAGGCAGCCAGCTGATCGGCTACCAGAACGAAGACAACATCCCGCAGCTGTTCCACTTCGCGCAGATTCTCATGGTTATGAACCGTGTCGAGGCGCGCTACGCCACCGTGGGCACGCCGCGACAGTTCTGGCAGACGTGGCGAGACGAGGAAGACCGGGACGAGATCATCGATCCGCTGGCGAACCGGCCGCTCAGTGCAGCGGAGGCCGACGCGGTTTTCTCGGGCGACTTCGCCTTCGCCCGCGCCCATTTCGATGCCCTTGCCGCCGAGGGTCCGCGCGCGATTACGGCACAGGACCGCGCAATCCATGCAATGTGCAGGCCGGAACGGCTGCTGGACCTGATCCGTCGCTTTACCGTGTTCGACGGCGGTGCACGCAAGGTCGCGCGTCACCAGCAGTTTTTCGGCATCCAGAAGGCAGTAGAGCGGGTCCGTCAGTTCAATCTGGATGGCCGCCGCAAAGGGGGCGTGATCTGGCATACTCAAGGGTCGGGCAAGTCGCTGACTATGGTGATGCTGGGGCGCTCTCTTGCGCTCGACAAGGCCATCCCCAATCCGCGCATTCTGATCGTCACCGACCGCGACGATCTCGACAAACAGATCAAGGACACGTTCAAGTCCAGCGAACTGGAACCCGTACGGGCAACCAGCGGTGCCCACCTCATCGAGCTGGTCCGAAACCGTACACCACTCGTGACGACCATCATCAACAAGTTCGATACGGCCGCCAAAGCTGCCGAAGATGTCGACGAGGATGCCAACGTTTTCGTCCTAGTTGACGAGAGCCATCGCTCGCAGACCGGTCGCTATGGCGGTCACAGCCAGTTCGCCACGCGGATGCGCCGGTTGCTGCCCAAGGCCTGCTATCTCGGCTTCACCGGAACGCCGCTGCTGAAGAAAGAAAAGAACACCCTCTCGACCTTTGGCGGCCTCATACACAAGTACGCGATAGACGAGGCCGTTGCTGACGGAGCCGTCGTGCCCCTCCTCTATGAAGGCCGACTTGTCGAACAGCAAGTAAACGGCGGCGTGATCGACAAGTGGTTCGACAAGATCAGCGAAGGGTTGACCCCCAGCCAGAAGGCCGATCTGAAGCGCAAATTCTCCCGGATGGATGCTCTGTCGAAGACAGGCCAAGCGATCCGGGCAAAGGCCTTTGACGTTTCCGAGCACTTCCGCCAGCACTGGCAAGGCACGGGCTTCAAAGCGCAGCTTGTGGCACCGTCCAAGGCAGCGGCCGTCCGTTTCAAGGAGGTGCTCGACGAGATCGGGCACGTCACTAGCGATATCGTCATCTCGCCTCCCGATGACAACGAGGGCAACGAGGAGGTCGACAAGGAATCGAAGGACCTCGTGCGCGGATTCTGGGCGCGGATGATGGCCCGGTACAAGACCGAGGACGAATACACCCGGCAGATCATCGATGCATTCAAGGGCTCGGGCGATCCGGATATCCTCATCGTCGTGTCGAAGCTGCTGACCGGGTTCGATGCGCCGCGCAATACCGTGCTCTATGTGTGCAAGTCGCTGCGCGAACATAACCTGCTACAGGCGATCGCCCGCGTGAACCGGCTCTACGAAAACGGCGCGACCGAGAAGCAGTTCGGCTTCATCATCGACTACGAGGGGCTGCTCGGAGAACTCGACACGGCGCTGACGACCTACAGCGCTTTCGAGGGCTTCGACGCCGCCGATCTCGCCGGCACGGTCCACGATGTACGCGAGGAGATCCGGAAGCTGCCCCAGCTGCACGATCAGCTCTGGGACCTGTTCAAGCCGGTCAAGAACAAGAAGGACATGGAGCAGTTCGAACAATTCCTGGCCGATGAGGCGATCCGGCAGGAGTTCTATGAGCGACTGAAGGCGTTCAGCCGCTGCCTCCACATCTCGCTGTCGTCGGACAAGCTCTTCGACGTCTTCGACGAGGCGAAGATCGACGCCATGAAGAAGGACTGGAAGCAGTTCTCCGAGTTGCGGCGCTCGGTCCAGCTTCGCTACCAAGAGACCGTCGACGTCAAGGAGTTCGAGCCAAAGATCCAGAAGCTGCTCGACGACCATGTGGTTGCCACGCCGGCCGAGACGATCATCGAGATGGTCAACATCAACGACCCGGACGCGCTGAAAGCGGTGGTGGAGGAGACGGGCGTTTCCGAGGCGTCGAGGGCGGACCGGATCGCCAGTGCGACGCGCCGGACCATCACCGAAAAGATGGACGAGGACCCGACCTTCTACCGCAGCTTCTCGGAACTGCTGGAGGAAACCATCCGCGACTATCGGGCCAAACGGATTTCCGAGCGCGATTACCTCAAGAACGTAGTCGACCTGGCTAGCAAGGTTGCCCGCAAGGACCGCGGGCGCGAGGTGCCGGATGCGATCAAGGGCAACGACGATGGGCAGGCGTTTTTCGGGGTCCTTGAAGGCGTGCTCGCAACCGACGACGGTAAACCGATCGCGGACGATGAGGTTGCCGCCATCGCGCTCACGATCATCGACATCATCAAGTCCCATCACATCGTCGACGTCTGGTCCAACGACATCATTCAGAACAAGATGCGCAACGCCATCGACGATTACTTCTTTGATGTCCTTCGCGATGAGCGCGGCATCGAGCTGACGGTCGAGGTGATGGACGATCTTGAACTCAAGATCATGGACCTGGCCCGGGCGCGGTTTCCTGGATGA
- the istB gene encoding IS21-like element helper ATPase IstB, whose protein sequence is MLPHPTLDHLKAMRLDGMAEAFADLQAQDGGTDLSHAEWLGLLVDREVASRETKRFEARMRSARLRHVGACPEDVDYRARRGLDKALFQSLLTGKWITDRRGLIITGPCGVGKTWLGCALAQAACRDGVTVVYKRMPRLFEELELAHGDGRFPRLFRSITKAQLLILDDWGPDRLTATQRRDLMEIVEERYGRGSTMITSQLPIKAWHDVIGEPTFADAILDRIVHNAYRLELEGASMRKTIAKMDDETPQT, encoded by the coding sequence ATGCTCCCTCATCCAACCCTCGATCATCTGAAAGCCATGCGACTGGACGGCATGGCCGAAGCCTTCGCGGACCTCCAGGCCCAAGATGGTGGCACCGATCTAAGCCACGCCGAATGGCTTGGTTTGCTGGTCGATCGCGAAGTCGCAAGCCGAGAAACCAAGCGCTTCGAGGCCCGTATGCGCTCGGCCAGGCTGCGCCATGTGGGCGCCTGTCCGGAGGATGTCGATTACCGTGCGCGACGCGGCCTCGACAAGGCGCTATTCCAAAGCTTGCTGACTGGCAAGTGGATCACCGACAGGCGCGGCCTGATCATCACCGGCCCTTGCGGGGTCGGAAAGACCTGGCTCGGCTGCGCCTTGGCGCAGGCGGCCTGTCGTGATGGCGTCACCGTGGTTTACAAACGGATGCCCCGCCTCTTCGAAGAACTGGAACTGGCCCATGGGGACGGTCGCTTCCCCCGCTTGTTCCGCAGCATAACGAAAGCACAACTGCTGATCCTCGACGATTGGGGACCGGACAGGCTTACCGCAACGCAGCGTCGCGATCTGATGGAGATTGTCGAGGAGCGATACGGCCGCGGCTCGACCATGATCACCAGCCAGTTGCCCATTAAAGCGTGGCATGACGTCATCGGCGAGCCGACATTCGCAGATGCCATCCTCGATCGCATCGTCCATAATGCTTACCGCCTCGAACTCGAGGGGGCGTCCATGCGGAAAACCATCGCCAAAATGGATGACGAAACGCCCCAAACCTGA